A part of Oryctolagus cuniculus chromosome 15, mOryCun1.1, whole genome shotgun sequence genomic DNA contains:
- the LOC138845513 gene encoding neuronal PAS domain-containing protein 1-like: MIIFRLSLGLTILACESSLAEDDQTPLDAFQLPATHKGAPSPEPEPTGPEPPGEEKQPAPQAKNEDPQPQEDGQLGGQWGGGAVGQPRPAATEFTSVIRAGPWGLASPEDPPPSLLHAGFLPPPVMRGLCAPGTIRYSPAELGLVYPHLQRLGPGAPLPEAIYPTLGLPYPGPAGTRAQRKGD; the protein is encoded by the exons ATGATCATCTTCCGCCTCAGCCTGGGCCTCACCATCCTTGCTTGTGAGAGCAG CCTAGCCGAGGATGACCAAACACCTCTGGACGCCTTCCAGCTTCCGGCCACCCACAAGGGCGCGCCCAGCCCGGAGCCAGAGCCCACAG GGCCGGAGCCGCcaggggaagagaagcagcctgcgCCCCAAGCCAAGAACGaggacccccagccccaggaagacGGCCAGCTAGGAGGACAGTGGGGAGGAGGAGCCGTggggcagccccgccccgctGCGACTGAGTTCACCTCAGTCATCCGCgcggggccctggggcctggcgTCCCCCGAGGACCCCCCACCTTCGCTCCTGCACGCCGGCTTCCTGCCCCCGCCCGTGATGCGGGGCCTGTGCGCGCCTGGCACCATCCGTTACAGCCCCGCGGAGCTGGGCCTGGTGTACCCGCACCTGCAGAGGCTGGGCCCGGGCGCCCCCCTCCCCGAGGCCATCTACCCAACCCTGGGCCTGCCCTACCCCGGGCCCGCCGGCACCAGGGCACAGCGGAAGGGGGACTGA
- the LOC138845512 gene encoding zinc finger protein 665-like, whose product MFCKSERVHMAENCNKSTVTFGKVTQIEKAVHENSSLNMHQQTHTTKKFYKYTRYVEPVIHQSHLAINQRLNTKEKLYTCKPCGKSLSFNSPHECSDCGKVFTQKSYLINHQRIHTEEKLYKCLHCGKGFRWKSVLRVHQRIHTGERPYECNDCGKTFRQKSNLVIHQRIHTMEKPHKCNDCGKAFGHKSVLRKHQQIHTGEKPHKCNDCGKAFGHKSYLIIHQQIHTGEKPHKCNDCGKAFGRKSCLIVHQRIHKGEKPHECNDCGKAFGLKACLMVHQRIHTGEKPHKCNDCGKAFGRKSCLIMHQRIHTGEKPHKCIDCGKAFGRKSDLIIHQRIHTGQKPHECNDCGKAFTQKSHLIVHQRLHTGEKPHKCNDCGKAFGEKSDLMKQRIHTGEKPHKCNDCGKAFV is encoded by the coding sequence aTGTTCTGTAAATCTGAGAGGGTTCATATGGCAGAAAACTGTAATAAATCAACTGTCACTTTTGGAAAAGTAACTCAAATAGAAAAAGCTGTCCATGAAAATTCTAGCCTCAATATGCATCAACAAACTCACACaacaaagaaattttataagtacactAGGTATGTTGAACCTGTCATTCACCAGTCACATCTTGCAATAAATCAGAGactaaatacaaaggaaaaactttacacatgtaaaccttgtggaaaatcactcagttttaattcacctcatgaatgtagtgactgtggaaaagtctTTACACAAAAGTCATACCTCATAaaccatcagcgaattcacacagaaGAGAAACTTTATAAATGCCTTCATTGTGGAAAAGGCTTTCGGTGGAAGTCAGTCCTCAGagtacaccagagaattcacacaggggagagaccctatgaatgtaatgactgtggaaaaacctttagACAAAAGTCAAACCTTGTaatacaccagagaattcacacaatggagaaacctcataaatgtaatgactgtggaaaagcctttggacacaagtcagTCCTCagaaaacatcagcaaattcacacaggagagaaacctcataaatgtaatgactgtggaaaagcctttggacacaagtcatacctcatcatacaccagcaaattcacacaggggagaaacctcataaatgtaatgactgtggaaaagcctttggacgaaagtcatgCCTCATCgtacatcagcgaattcacaaaggggagaaacctcatgaatgtaatgactgtggaaaagcctttggactaAAGGCATGCCTCATggtacaccagagaattcacacaggggagaaacctcataaatgtaatgactgtggaaaagcctttggaagaaAGTCATGCCTCATCAtgcaccagcgaattcacacaggagagaaacctcataaatgtattgactgtggaaaagcctttggaagaaagtcagatctcatcatacaccagcgaattcacacagggcagaaacctcatgaatgtaatgactgtggaaaagcctttacacaaaagtcacacctcatcgtGCACCAGAGacttcacacaggggagaaacctcataaatgtaatgactgtggaaaagcctttggagaAAAGTCAGACCTGATGAaacagcgaattcacacaggggagaaacctcataaatgtaatgactgtggaaaagcctttgtatGA